CCCCCTCTTCATGTTTCTATCTCCCCTgcttgtctctctccccccttcctctatccctctctctctctctctctctctctctctctctctctctctgtatccccttGTCTTTTGGCTTTGTCTGCTGCTTTCTCTAGCCTGCTGAAATGTATGCAGATGCTCCCCGCGGACCGCCGGCTGGCCCCGTCCAACACCGTGCCGATCAGGATCAGCAACAGCCTCCCCTGGACGGCGCGCCGGCTATTGTTCCCGGACAGGCTCCAGGCCAGAGCGCCAGTCCCTCGATGCCACCCGCCTCAGTCCCAGGCTCCGGCTCGGGATCTGCCACGCTGGCAGCCAAGCCCAACGGCCGCCTGGCGGACAGAGGCGCTGGATCTTCATCGTCGTCGACGGTGTCTTCAGGGCCCCCTGGTGGGCAGCGGACGGGCTCCACGTCCACATCCAAGGCCAGGCCCAGCAAGAAGCGTCCAGCCCCTCTCATTCGCTACCAGTGCGGGGAGTGCAGCCTCCTGTTCGAGTCGCTGGACCTGTGGCAGAAGCACAGCGATCTGGGCATGTGCTGCTCGGGAGAGGAGGCGCAGGGGGACGAGGCGCAGGCGACGGGGGTCGGGGTGGGGGATGCGGAACCGGGAGGGGTAAGTAGtggaggtgaagagggagagggagcagaaAGCGAGGCGGAGGAGACTGAAGGCACGGCTGAGTCAGTGAGGGCGGCGGTGGCAGGGGGCGAAGGAGCGGCTTCTACtagcgttgctgctgctgctaacgcTGCTGCTGCTAACGCTTCCTCCTCCGAGACGGACGGCCGCTCCAGCTTCCTGTGCATGAGCTGCGGGGCGGCTCTGCGCTCGCAGCAGGCCTTGGCGCGTCACCGCAAGGCCCGCCATGGCCTAGAGAAGGCGCTGCACGTCTGCCAGGTGTGCGGGGAGGAGTTCATGAACACCACCGTCTTCCTCTACCACCAGCGGCAGCACAAGGACGACACTAGCAACCAGGCCGGCCAGGTGACAATCAAGGTCGAAGGTAAATAACACTCtctaaccagggccgctgactgctttggctgggccctggacaaagtcatctgggcccaatacattcactgtaaatgaggacccaattatgggccctcaTCTCCCTCAGCCCGGgactactgacccctttgtccccccttgtcggcttccctgtctctAATTAACAGTATATTAATGCCTACTATGAATTACCCTGTGAAAAAGCGACACACCTTAAGCTAAACCTTCAACGAAAGGCCGCAAGGTACGTAAATAGACATGCGTACCAGTACCTAACAACAAAATACTTTTGTTCTATTAGCATACAAGCGCCTGCTATCTTTTACTACTATACTATCGGCATACTATCAGTTTTCATCATTAGAGCCGagagggacaaatgggtcagttgtcccaggcccagatttgggtctccattacattgtacctGTATGTCTTGAGAAagggggcccgttcagatgactttgtcccgggcctggctatagctgtcagtggccctccttatcatagCATGTCTATGTTTCAGTATACTGCCTATTATCATCTTTCTAGTATCTACACAGTATATTACCAAATATGGTATAGTAGGTATGTTGTACTAATTATGAACAACATTGTAGTGCCTTCTCTATGTCACATAACTATGTGAATTTGGAGGCATTTGTCACTTCTAGATGTTGATGTCAAAAAGTAAAGTTGCCTAACCGCGTACTAAGTTTACTAAGTACTAAGTTTACTAAGTACTAAGTTTACTATACACTATCCATCCTATTAAGAAACACATTGATTGCTTCTAAACCTCCAAGAGGTTGAAAGGTGAATAGCATAGTGGATAGCGTAAGCGAGCCTGATCTTGGCatactggggcctatactacaatgctggttcaggataagttaaggttaagttaagaggtaaatcatctaatacaagagcttttcttaagaaaatgaggactccatactcttctattagatgatttatctcttaacttatcctgaaccagctttgtagtgtaggccctTGAAATCGACcctttggttgttgttgttgttgttgttgttggtggaatACATTGTTTGTTCTTTTAATGAGGACTTTGTGAACAATGTACAACAATTGTATGTTGCGTAAAAAGACACATTCAACTCTTGTGAAGTGTTGGTTCAAGTAATATTATGAAACAGATGTGTAGGACTGATTGGTCTAATTTAAGAGAGCTATGTTGTTCTCTTTGAGAATGAAGTAGGTAAATGGATACTTttcaaaataaagtaaaatattattataataaaaaaatcaGAATACGGCTCTGTAGAGTATCTTTGGATCTCCATAGTATTTCCTTCAAACCAAAGCCGAAGCCATAAACTGTGTTATATAAACACGGCAGAATAGATCACAAGTTTAAAAATGATGAGCTGCTTCGCTTCAAAGTCACAGCCCGCTCTTTGATAAAAATAACTTTTCGGTTGTCTTGGTAAccgtccagggtagtgtgtgtgtgtgagtgtctgtgtgtgtagtgtgtgcagtgcgtgtgtgcgtgcgtgcgtgtgcgcgtgcatgcgtgcagtgtAGTCAGATATCCTCTGAGCGGCTTGACTTGACTGTTGAACTTCATGTTTAACAAATGTGTGAACCGGTCTGTTCTGCAGAAGCCGAGCAGGGGGAGATCCTCAACATAGAGCTGCTGGAGGCTGCAGGGACCCCCAGCCCCGCCGCAACTCCCCCCACCGCACTGCCCCCTGGCCACCTGGCCGTGCGGCCGTACAAGTGCGACCTGTGCCCCAAGGCCTTCATCGGCAAGGCCAACCTGGCGCGTCACAAGGCGACGCACGACGGGGAGCGGTGCCACGTGTGCGATCGCTGCGGACAGGCCTTCTTCATGCCGGGAGCTCTGGCGCGCCACAAGACGCGGCACGCGCAGGAGGACCGGGCGGAAAAGAGGAAGGAGGCGAGAGCGGCCGAGAGGGCGTTAAAAGAAGCCGCTGTGAGGGCGTTAAGAGCACAGTCACAGGACGCAGGAGAGACCAGAGAGCAGGGGgagaaggtgaagaagaagaaggggggctGTGGGAAGAGGACACACCAGTGTCCCGACTGTCACTACAAGTTCTTCTCACTGCCGAATCTAGCAAAGCAcaggtgagggttttttttttttacatttattggaTCGCACACAACTACAGattaatacagagagagagatggggttgggatgggaaatgacctcgggccagaatctaATATGGGTCCCcagcattacagtacagtacagtgccttagctgtttgagccacggccaaGGCCTGATTTCTTTTATGTTCTAGATTTTTTGTTTGCTGGTTACCTGATATATTTCGATGGCtattgtctgttttctgtatcacCATCTGCAACAGAACACTTTGtctcagatttaaaaaaataaaataaatgaaatcaaTCCATTATATTATCAGCAAGAATATGCATGCAAATGCTGAGGTTAGGTTACTAAGTATTTCAATGTGATTTACAGATATCTCAGATTCTGTGTATCTTTCTACCCTCCTCACAAAAGGCTCTTTTAAATGGCTTGCCTTATTGGCCTCAGCCATGGCTAAAATGACTAAGGCACCGTACTGTTACATCAGGGACCTGTGACCGAATCTGAGGTCATATCCCAATCCATCCCGGTCTCTCACTGTCTCAAGTGAAGGCATAAAACATAAACTTTTTTCAATTCACTAGGCATTCTTCCAAAAAAAAACTGCAAGGTTGTATTTGTATTCCAAAACTAATCTGAAATACTGTTTTGGTATGTTTGGGATGAAGTGAAGTTGTATTTTTTAGACTCTTTTTCAGGACGTAGAGCTGCAAGGTTTTGTTCCTGGCCTTTGACCTTACATGCTCTGCTACAAAGACCCAAATCAAGTTCCTTGGGATGAAACatagttaactgtgtgtgtgtgtgtgtgtgtgtgtgtgtgtgtgtgtgtgtgtgtgtgtgtgtgtgtgtgtgtgtgtgtgtgtgtgtgtgtgtgtgtgtgtgtgtgtgtgtgtgtgtgtgtgtgtgtgtgtagaaacttAATGTTTTCATTTCTCTCCCTTGCCGAACAAGAGCTATAGGCTAGTCTTTGCTACAGAAGCTTGTGATGTTTAGAGTTGTGCTGAAAAAAACCCGAAACAATTCTCCCTTCTGTCTGGTGCTTAAATAATAGCCTAAAACCGATACAGCATAATAAGTGAATTCCTTCTAGCCTGGCCGTgcattgtcccctcctccttcttctctttctgttgtGTTTGGTGACAGCTTGCATACGATGTGCACTACCAACATCTGCAGTGCTAAgagctccatttattctcaacttgAAGTCTTCTTAACGTTTCCTAACCTAAGGTCTCCTAAAGTGGGCGTttacctgacatcacatggattttgaaaagGTACGGGCTTGATTTATCTTTCTCTACGACAAGATATTTGGTTTAATCTTGTTACCAGACAACCGGCTAATTAGCGAACATGGGAGGGGTGAGGGAGGTGGCGGGGGCACATTTCAAACTTCAGCAGAGCTCACCCCGCCCACTAGTAATCTAGTTTTTCAATGTCAAAACCAACTGTTAACTTTTGAGTGAAGTAAGACATACATTGGGACATCCAACATAGTTAATCAATTCAGCCAGATCCTCTGTACAAACGAAATTTGAGCGCGAGTATGGAAAGACCAGGCTACGTTTTGTCCTCAGTCTTTTGCACAGTAAATATCATTACACATGGGCTACATGGCTCTTTGTTGTCGACCTGAAGCTAACAAAATTGCGTTCCTCCACAAGAACATTATAGAGCTGTAAATCTTTCCTCCATtcttctgtaggcctaccatcttCATAAATAATCAAATGGTCTCTCTGTTCACACCTGAGTTGTGCATCACTGCATACATGTATCGAACTGCTCTAATAGGTATGGATAACAACAAAACAATAGCGTCACACGTAATGCATGTTAAGCAGTATTGCCTGTGTTGTCTGCCTTCCCCTTCTCCACTAGCTATTTAGCTCTGCACTGCATTAGTGCTAGCAGCTTTGATGCCACCCTCTCTGGTCCTCTTTTAGCTCATAATGTAGATTAGCATTTGTAGGCCAGTCCTTTGCGAATTGTGGTATAGCACACTATCCCTcccagtgttctctctctctctctctctctctctctctctctctctctctctctctctctctctctctctctctcctctctctctctctctctctctctctctctctctctctctctctctctctctctctctctcttctcagttTTGTCTCCCATTCCCccttctcttttgttctctctctctctctctctctctctctctctctctctctctctctctctctctctctctctctctctctcccccaatgttatctcactctttctcaaattttcttttcctctcctctttttgcccatctctgtctctttctctctctccccccccctctctttctctttctctctctctctctctctctctctctctctctctctctctctctctctctccctctctcgccaagTGTTTTACGGAGCGGGGTCCAATGCGATGCGCTCCATCCCTGGACTCTCCAGCACAGCAGCACTGGTGCCTGGCACTGTCCTCTTGCAACAGGCATCCCAATATAGGGTGCCAGCCactcagccagccagctagctttctgcctccctctctctctctctctctctctctctctctctctctctctctctctctctctctctctctctctctctgtcctcatcgCTGCtagtcactgcacacaacagcccacacccctccccatcccctgccTGCGCCATCCAAAGCCCTCTCCTGGCCTTCGCTTTACCCCATCCCCAAAACACCCTCTGTCCTCAGCATCGCCCTGCTCCAATACCCCTCCCtcgtcctctcatcctcctcatcctctctagCCATCCAGAAATCGCCCCAGCTCCCTCCCACCCTCaaaacatcttcctcctccccctgcacCACCATGCCCCCTCATCCCCTATCTACACCCAgatcccccccccgcccccatcgCTCTCCCCATCCGGAACACAACCCAAATCCACCCCTATCCCGCATCCACCAAAACACCCACTTACCCATCTCCCTGCACCACCatcccctccatctcccccccgcCATCCAGAACTCAACCCACCTCCCTCACGCTGGTTCTCTCCCttttccctatccctctctcctcattcagTGCACAACTcgactccctcgctctctccctccacctctcttcctctctccccatccaaaACACATCCCTTCTTCCTAAGGATGCACCAATACTTGCTCATCATACTCATACTTCTATTACACGAAACAATTTAACATCGCTGACTTGAAAGCCGTATGGGGAGAAATAATCGGCGTCTCATACACTTGCTAACATTTAAAGCTAcatttaaataaaacaaatgtcCTGGATGGAAAGAAAACGtgaatttattttcattgtatgttggggggtAAAAGTATCGCTATCGGTTCTCcatatcggcaagtacagaaatgaGTGAACTTGTATGCGTACTTGTATCAGTTTAAAAAAGCGGTATCGTGTTTCCCTACTtcttccccatcccatcccccaaaaACACTTTCATCACCATGCCCACTTATCCCCTCTATCCTCCATCCAGAACGcagccctccctccatccccctctccctctcttcctctctcctccccatgcaGAACACAgcccaattcctctctctctccacctccctctcccttctctctctccccccatcccatATCCATCCCCAAAACACTCCCCCACCACCCTGTGGCACGGTGCTGGTGTTTGGATGGGCCACTCAGGCGGACAGAACACTCCGGAAAACACTCCTCTCACTCCACTAACCCCTGGTTTCCTTCTCTCCGTCAGTGAGTGACGGTGACGCTGGCGGCGGTGGGGTGGCGGACGGGCGGGCGGACACTTGAGCGGAAATAATTCCTCCGTGACACATCTCATTAGCTTTCACAAAggaggtgggggtagggggggcgATTTGTCTGATTAAATCctccattaaaaaaaacaaatctgcgGCAGAGTCTACTAAATGCTGCTGCTGGTACTGCggaccccccaacaccaccaccaccaccaccgccgccacccttGGCCGCTGACTGCTTTAGCTGGGCCTGGGATGAATTGCATCTGTTAGAGCACcccctacaatgtaatggggacccaattctgagtcccctctctcccctggaCCAGGACAACTGTCCTGCTTGTTTCCCATCAGCTTCACAGGCTGTGTCTActcaatgctgctgctgctgctactgccgagcccccaccccacccactctcCCTGGCCTGCGGTCACGATTTCAGAAGGGCAACTAGCTGGGCACACTGTCTAGTCTCCCTTAAGGGCtccgcatacttaacgtgcgcaatttggcgcgagaaccattcaaATCTGGCAGACCATTTATAGTccaaagcgccatttacaggcttttgcttgcattttcggaagtgtgccctctgctgttcatgagagaaacggcagaatcTGTCGCAACTCGCAGCGGGAGTTCtagagatgtataaaaatagaaagccaaacacggctgctgtagggctactgaacgtctgacttatgacttaccacaatgaaacagaTTTTTGTTGCAgccaacatttaagggagaagataaaataactctctaagtcattttattatcc
The Engraulis encrasicolus isolate BLACKSEA-1 chromosome 20, IST_EnEncr_1.0, whole genome shotgun sequence genome window above contains:
- the LOC134436811 gene encoding zinc finger protein 93-like, which encodes MDTDSSSLYMCPCSLLFASLEDVLTHQLTCLTSHGFITQNPPSAPSTAAEEPAEMYADAPRGPPAGPVQHRADQDQQQPPLDGAPAIVPGQAPGQSASPSMPPASVPGSGSGSATLAAKPNGRLADRGAGSSSSSTVSSGPPGGQRTGSTSTSKARPSKKRPAPLIRYQCGECSLLFESLDLWQKHSDLGMCCSGEEAQGDEAQATGVGVGDAEPGGVSSGGEEGEGAESEAEETEGTAESVRAAVAGGEGAASTSVAAAANAAAANASSSETDGRSSFLCMSCGAALRSQQALARHRKARHGLEKALHVCQVCGEEFMNTTVFLYHQRQHKDDTSNQAGQVTIKVEEAEQGEILNIELLEAAGTPSPAATPPTALPPGHLAVRPYKCDLCPKAFIGKANLARHKATHDGERCHVCDRCGQAFFMPGALARHKTRHAQEDRAEKRKEARAAERALKEAAVRALRAQSQDAGETREQGEKVKKKKGGCGKRTHQCPDCHYKFFSLPNLAKHRSKGNCTYPCSECRQVFRRKKRLALHVLLHQGKHPIQCPSCPEQFPSQNELEVHLRLCPRKRETRAFRRREGGKVACELCGHRCMTQQGMELHRLSHSGMEPVRCPHALCRGRFATEEALQSHLTTHHHGDTDANGNGGANSVGNVKPKPFRCDDCDKTFAHSSSLVVHVRIHTGERPYQCKQCGKRFRQLPHLKDHERLHSGKRPFVCNVCGQSFVLPGRLTEHARIHSGEKPYSCQVCHATFRSLSNLGKHRKTHGLQGQTQHRQQDHQQVYAAPRRDASAAHRQSTARGSGVKRKSPGGDGDGGGGGSRRVVPTARGVGGMIGRAEGEAAVHTILIQQGGDHGSSVLHPPPTAYSSYS